The sequence ATGGAAATAATTGCAGtaataataagaatataGTATCTAGTAATAATACCTATAATAATGATCAGAATTATTGCAGTAATAATGAAGTTACCTCTAATATGAGAAGTACAAAGAGCAATGTAGAACCAAATATGGAtaatgaaatgaaaaaagaaaatataaactctaaagaaaaaaacgaaaataatttaagaaaaaatgaaatatatgataAGATCAATAGGAATATAAACTCAAGAAATGAaagttataataataattcttaTAATTACAATATCGAAAATTTATATGACAATTCcttaaaatatgtaaaaaatgcTAATAATTCAAACAAAGCAAAAAAAGTTACACCTATTAAAACAGTTAAAGTAATAgcaacagaaaaaaaaaatgaagatgaaaatagttctgaagaaaataaagaaaaaacaaataaagaTGATAATAACAATGATGATACTGaagataataatgaaaagaatgcaaaagaagaaaaaaatttagatgaaaaaaaatttgagaATAATAATGAATCAGAGAGAAGTAATGATAACTATACATATGAAACAGAAAGCtcagaaaataaagatataacGAGCACCAATTTAAAATCAACTTTATTGCAtgtaaaaactaaaaaaaaaataaaaaagaaaaacgtAGATGAAAATGAACAAACAGGaaataatacaaatgataataatgcgGATAACCAAACTTCACAAAATGGAAATGCACaaataacaaataaaagTCAAAAGATAGACATTTTAGTTAAACCTAATTTAAAGAAGGGAGAAAATATATGGGAAGCAAGAACTCATTTGTTAGTAGAACAGAAAGAAAGtagtgaaaaaaatgaaaaaggtTCTCATTATAGTTCTAGAAGAAGTCGTTCTCATTCAAATAAAGTAAGTAGAGGAAGTAGTCGTAGAAGAGACAGCAGTAGGAGAAGAGATGAAAGCAGAAGAAGAGACAGATATAGTAGACGATATGATAGAAGATCTGATAGAAAAGACGATAGTAGAAGAGATGAAAGAAGAGATGAAAGCAGAAGAGAAAGTAGCAGAAGAGATAATAATAGGAGAGATGAAAGTAGACGAAATGACAGAAGAGATGACAGCAGAAGAGATGAAAGTAGAAGAGATGATAGAAAAGATGAAAGAAAAGATGGCAGTATAAAAAAAGACGATTATAAAAGAAGAGAAGATTCAAAGAGAGAAGAAAAGGGAAGTTCTTATGAGTACAGAAAACATAGAAATTATGAGAAACATAATAGTAGTAGAAGTAATTAcgatagaaaaagaaatagtaGATATAgcatattagaaaaaaaaaattatgacaATAAAAGTTACATTTCagatgaaaaaagaaagcaTAAAGACTcctatgataaaaataattacaaagattCATACGATAAAAGCTATAGAAATTCCCATGATAGGTTAAGTTATAAAGacaattatgaaaaaaacaataagGATAATTATAAAGATAGTTATGatagaaataattatatgGATTACGACAAAATggataataaatatttttcaaataattacAGTTCCATGAGGCATAAAAGCTATAAGCATCATAATTCTCATTctaaaatgaataattataattattccaataattataaaccatccaattattataaatattcatCTAAAGGTAATTATTCTAAAGATGTTAAAAATTCATCAAAACAAAATGATAAGGAAAAAACAGAAACAAAATCAGAAATTCAAGCAATTCCTAAAAAAGCTATAGTTACGGCTGTTAAAACTAATAACGTAtctattaaaaagaatagaTATGAATGTTTAGGAGAAGGGGATGAAAGtgataagtaaaaaaaaaaaataaaataaaattataataaataaaatgtatatatgtatattgtaataataaaattgtcATTTTAGTAATATAACAATTAAATAGTTCTAAACATACAATGAAAATGACAAACAAAATAGAATTAATGATGAATAATCaatcaaaattaaaaataatttagttAAAAGGGCCTTCtcttattattactattaaaaaaaaaaattaaaatgtatACATTATTGTACACTTAGATTATAATTCAAAGATATATGTCATAAACACATatgtaattatatatatttataaatatttatgcacaagaaaaatatttgtgAATGATATGTCTTATTTATAGgctccatttttttttttttatttgttaataaacaaaaaaaaaaaaaaaagaaattggtatattattatttttattttttattttattttattctattgTTGTATGTAATGTTATAAATCTGAATTAATGTAAAACTATACTTCtacatttattatatatatttttacagtTAACAtgattttatcatttttacttatacATCATTACCATTAAACataaataaatgtatacatacatttatgtatatatatatatatatatatatgtgtttATTCATATgagtatatatttatttttaatagtaaaaaatgtaactataaaaaaaaataaaaatttagcctgctttaaaaatgtttgaatatattatttcaatatattatacataaactttttatttttagttatatatataatttatgaatttatattttattatattgtgtatgttaacattttttaaattatttaagtgGTTATTGTGTAATAGCAATTAAAtggtcttttttttttaattcatgtttataattaaaggaaatttatttacttaatttatgcatatatatatagttgtcagtaaaaaaagaaaaaaaaaaaaattaaaacaagcacaatattataaaatatcagTGTAAAATTTAaccttttttaatatttctaaaaagaattataaaaaaatatgtaaaacatatgaaatatttaatttcatGAACAAAAAGACTTTTTCATATTGCTTTTCATAAATTTAacgtaaatatttttaatataagtAGTTTTcaatagtaaaaatataaaattatatatttcaatataTCAAATTAAGCGTAAACaagtttataaaaaaaaaaaaataaatgaaatattgaATAGTTTTAAGAgactaaaaatatagaagacTATAAAAAGCATTATGCATTTACTGAAAAGTGTATTATGATTATATAGCATTTTGATATagttcatttaaaattttttcagtttctcattaatatttatattttgtttttaatatatatatttgttttatttttcattctatttttttttaatataacaaaaaataagattGCAAagcatttaaaaataaaaatatgttgtaatttttatttaacaaaTGAATATGTATAAACccaataaaatttaattaaacaaaaattcTTCATCTTaagatttatttaaaataagagAATATACAATAGAAGTATATATCAAAATATGGCTTAatagaaattaataaaaagatttttaaagaaaaataaatttgtaACCTATAATTATTTTGGTAATATGCGCATATAAacttgtatatatttattcttgCAATTCAATCTTATGTTATCCTAAATATTTAACAATAGAGACTAATAATATGccaataaaatttattaaaattcaattttaagcattttttttaagcgCATAAACTTTAACAAACTATATGAAAAGTATTTACAcactaaatattttttttttttcttgtgaAATAATGTgtacatttaaattttttttattcaattttatattaacttAAAAATTTAGTGCTTATATGgtgatatatattattaaataaaaattttaataatattattgtcAAGaagtttttaatagaaaatagaaaaaagttttacttcaaaaaaaaatttttttttttaccatacatgtaaaattaaaatttatattatgttttataatatatacgtatttttttttcttaaatttttatatttatatttgtgtttttgtttttttttttttgttttttttttcaaattaaaaTACCTTAATAGTATAtcttaaagaaaaaaaaaaaaaattaatctaTGTTTAGATacaatatgtattttttaagtttgaaaagaatatttatgtaaatcaaaaaagagaaaaaaattgtatatgATTTTTAAGgtcatataaaatttattttttttttttttatatccaattttttaattttattacaaCAATTATGAATACATATAAAGATTTTAATAATGCAATagatcaaaaaaaattattggaCGAATGTATATTTGTAGTTAAAGAACAAAGTTTTTATATGAAACAATCATTGGTAAGaaataaagagaaaaaaggaaataataaaaaaaaaaaaaataaataaataaataattatataaaaacgtaaaacaaaattattcCAATCATAtgaattcttttaataatacctCTTTAATTTATAACTATTAATAagctttaaattttttaaaaaaaaatttttttaaattgaaaactttatttttttattttatttttttattttttttttattatatataaataggaAAATGGATCACTAAGGGATACATTAAAATATGCTTCAAATATGCTGTGTGAACTGAGAACTTCTTTGTTATCCCCTAAACATTattatgaattatatatGATAATATTTAATGAGTTGCAGCATTTAGATAACTTTATAAGTGATAAAaagaaacataaaaaaaaatttattgatATATATGAAAGTGTTCAACATGCCGGGAATATTATTCCAcgtttatatttattaataattgttggtagaaattatataaagaataaagATATTAAAGCAAAATACATATTAAAAGACATGACTGAACTATGCAAAGGTATTCAACACCCATTAAGAGGTCTATTTTTgagatattttttaatacaaatGTGTAAAGATAGAATACCAGATACAGGGAGCGAATATGAAGAAGCAGGTGGGGGGAATATTGATGATGcttttgaatttttattaacaaatttttatgaaagcTTAAAACTATGGAGTCGTATGAATGATCAAACTATAAAGATACCAACTTTACAAGATGATAAAGTAGTTAATAATAGaataaaagttttaaaagaaaaaatggaCGTAAAAATGTTGGTTGGTTCTATTTTAGTAAGAATGTCACAGTTAGAAGGTATGACAACACAATACTATATTGAAAAATGTTTACCAAAATTACTATTGTATTTatctaatataaatgattctTTAATAcaacaatatatttttgaatcAATTGTTCAAGTATTTAGTGATGAATGTCATATATATAGTTTAGAAACTTTATTAAATGctgttttaaaaataaatagctCTTTGGATTTTAAAAGCATACTTATaacattattaaaaagatTAAGATCCTTTATTGAATCAAATAAATACGAATTAccaaaaaatattgatatttttaatttattttatgataATCTAGttttatatgtaaataaGACTTTGGAAACTTGCACAAAAACTAAGTTCAACTCAATCTATGAAAATTCCAAAAAATGCAAATTAAACAATGGGAATATGGAAAATTTGAAAAACTctgataataatgatattgtACAAAATAACAATGAttctaataatataaatgataattttaacaatttaaatagtgatttaaataatatcataaataataacaataatgaaataaaatataatacaaaTGATGATGTTGGTATTATAAATAGTGAAGAGTATGTACAGAATATAGTAAAAATGCTACAAGTTATTTATGAATTCATATTTTTGTGTATTCGTATTTACGACAATATAAGCATtagtaaattatttgtattgcCATATACAATTGTTTCAAATGTAAGTTTAGACAATGATTTAATATGCGAACAAGTAATTAGTATTATTGTACTTCCTTTTAGTTATTTAGGTTTAAGTGCTTTAAATAGTAAAGATATGCAAAAATTATTAAGTAGTGTTAATGAAagacataaaaaaaagttaagcTTAGATATAATAGATGCCATAATAGAATGCAAAAATAAATCTATAGTATATGAAGATGTAGAAGAAATCCTAAAATATATCTCTTACATATTTCatgagaaagaaaaaaaagatgatgtatttaatttagaaaacaGTTCAACATATACATCTGAGaaattatgtaaattttttcatatcatAACTAATACTAACAATATTGAACAAaagtataatatatatatgctattttataaatatattgcaGATAGTAGTTATCTTATCCATTTATTACCAACAATAATTTTCAGTATGTTGAATTTAGTTACAACAATAACAAATTTAGTAACTAATCAATcagaaaaaaaggaagatAATTATGATGATTTAGTTGAAGACAAAAACGATAAAATTTCTAATCATTTCAGTATAGATAGCCAAAATGATATCCTGGATGAAAAAAGAGTAAATCAATATAACATGtatgttaaaaatatttttaaatttattcataCCAACCTTTTGTCGGTATCTAGTAAAATTCCTCTTTTAGCtttcaaattatttttatatagtgCTGTTGtagtaaataattataataatttcttACAAGCATATCAGTATATATCTTTTGACAACTTAGAAGCAATTTGTTATGAATTTATTACTCAGcctttaataatatatgaagaagatataaatatatcatCACAACAATTCGATTGCATTATATGGGCTGTTGGAATAATGTGCTCACATATTACATTGcttgaaaatgaaaattatgaaaatattgcATTAAAACTGACACAACATGCAAgcaaattattaaaaaaaaaagatcaGTGTATTGGGGTTTTACAATGTTCTCATTTATATtgggaaaataaaaaatatagaaatagtAGTAAAGTTTTTGACTGCTTacaaaaaagtataaaaaatgcTGATATAGCTATGCAATCAAATAGtgataatatatttctttttgtatatatgCTACAGAAATATGTGTATTATTATGAAGCAGAAAATATTGAAATTACAGAAGACAGTTTGCATTACTTAATTAGCG comes from Plasmodium relictum strain SGS1 genome assembly, chromosome: 9 and encodes:
- a CDS encoding asparagine-rich antigen, putative → MSSINNDNKMDTETSKLEGEENKSSNRWADMCEDCDAPLDVNNYSICYEIYIRNLHIDITKEEIYKMFEGYRIKRINILNKKGKTAAAYVEFDNPEDMSRSLELNGKMIYSGNNSYEHGTISVIINKDKMKNFHMNQKQNKFKKIVSRNNNFSNVRPGNNNMNNITNTYNNNSSNNNNNSNNNINNMFNMNNVYYNDNNKNIKMDIKNNAMNNMNQNYNYNMKMNYVNNQQGGNMHMNQQNNNPHVLNDKMNSNSNFNFKNVNFQNNNNHINKNPISENTVANSSTTANGAEQRKKLILKKRTVPLDQKSYVINPSIFGEAKPVDTDPDKILNESLAKEKEKENSSEENEKKVEQEENEKKNQEVNEKQKKMSNMNDFNKDNKNLNGVNKNVFSYKKGLNTSRSFNYNNYQNNVKNNSTKKIFMMNKNNSNINIKKNLNSADNNTPTNKNVNNISNNNPNNNVSDISANKMNINKNFKNTDNNMNANYNNVKNANTEVNKKNINLTVIHNHIYENKLYSANAENETDKTQDIKNTSCTNIHNNDCNDGCGNFRNNNEKIEKRNLEHLSGKQKDSSIIKKDDKANIKNIIMKNIKREDGNNCSNNKNIVSSNNTYNNDQNYCSNNEVTSNMRSTKSNVEPNMDNEMKKENINSKEKNENNLRKNEIYDKINRNINSRNESYNNNSYNYNIENLYDNSLKYVKNANNSNKAKKVTPIKTVKVIATEKKNEDENSSEENKEKTNKDDNNNDDTEDNNEKNAKEEKNLDEKKFENNNESERSNDNYTYETESSENKDITSTNLKSTLLHVKTKKKIKKKNVDENEQTGNNTNDNNADNQTSQNGNAQITNKSQKIDILVKPNLKKGENIWEARTHLLVEQKESSEKNEKGSHYSSRRSRSHSNKVSRGSSRRRDSSRRRDESRRRDRYSRRYDRRSDRKDDSRRDERRDESRRESSRRDNNRRDESRRNDRRDDSRRDESRRDDRKDERKDGSIKKDDYKRREDSKREEKGSSYEYRKHRNYEKHNSSRSNYDRKRNSRYSILEKKNYDNKSYISDEKRKHKDSYDKNNYKDSYDKSYRNSHDRLSYKDNYEKNNKDNYKDSYDRNNYMDYDKMDNKYFSNNYSSMRHKSYKHHNSHSKMNNYNYSNNYKPSNYYKYSSKGNYSKDVKNSSKQNDKEKTETKSEIQAIPKKAIVTAVKTNNVSIKKNRYECLGEGDESDK
- the VPS35 gene encoding vacuolar protein sorting-associated protein 35, putative; this translates as MNTYKDFNNAIDQKKLLDECIFVVKEQSFYMKQSLENGSLRDTLKYASNMLCELRTSLLSPKHYYELYMIIFNELQHLDNFISDKKKHKKKFIDIYESVQHAGNIIPRLYLLIIVGRNYIKNKDIKAKYILKDMTELCKGIQHPLRGLFLRYFLIQMCKDRIPDTGSEYEEAGGGNIDDAFEFLLTNFYESLKLWSRMNDQTIKIPTLQDDKVVNNRIKVLKEKMDVKMLVGSILVRMSQLEGMTTQYYIEKCLPKLLLYLSNINDSLIQQYIFESIVQVFSDECHIYSLETLLNAVLKINSSLDFKSILITLLKRLRSFIESNKYELPKNIDIFNLFYDNLVLYVNKTLETCTKTKFNSIYENSKKCKLNNGNMENLKNSDNNDIVQNNNDSNNINDNFNNLNSDLNNIINNNNNEIKYNTNDDVGIINSEEYVQNIVKMLQVIYEFIFLCIRIYDNISISKLFVLPYTIVSNVSLDNDLICEQVISIIVLPFSYLGLSALNSKDMQKLLSSVNERHKKKLSLDIIDAIIECKNKSIVYEDVEEILKYISYIFHEKEKKDDVFNLENSSTYTSEKLCKFFHIITNTNNIEQKYNIYMLFYKYIADSSYLIHLLPTIIFSMLNLVTTITNLVTNQSEKKEDNYDDLVEDKNDKISNHFSIDSQNDILDEKRVNQYNMYVKNIFKFIHTNLLSVSSKIPLLAFKLFLYSAVVVNNYNNFLQAYQYISFDNLEAICYEFITQPLIIYEEDINISSQQFDCIIWAVGIMCSHITLLENENYENIALKLTQHASKLLKKKDQCIGVLQCSHLYWENKKYRNSSKVFDCLQKSIKNADIAMQSNSDNIFLFVYMLQKYVYYYEAENIEITEDSLHYLISVCHDYYNQTNSDNIFKQEYKQIVKYIYEKKKNSNLFHKINVDTSILL